The Anopheles gambiae chromosome 2, idAnoGambNW_F1_1, whole genome shotgun sequence genomic sequence TCTGTGATCCACCGTGACTGCCCGCCATTTCGATGACCGGATGTACACCGGCGGACGATGATCCGCCATCGTTcctggcagcagcagaagtGGAAGAATTGTTAGAGTGGGCAGTAGAGGAAGTAGAAGAGGAAGCAGACATTGAAGCGATTGAAGATGTGGCAACagaagcagcggcagcagcagcagcagcagtagcccCAGGCCCGGCAGGGGAAGCGACAGATGAAATGGTAGATGTTACATTCGAAGCGTTACTGTTAGCAATTGCACTAGATGAATGCTGCGACGAAGCAGAATGCGAACTGCCCGTGGAATAGTGAAGCGACGACGGTGCGGCAGAAGTACCACCGCCCGACGAAAGCTTGTCGCCCATCGCAGCGGAATGTTGCTGATGGTGCGAATGTtggtgatgttgatgatgctgttggtgatggtgctgctgctgctgctgcggctggtggtggtgatggtggtgagaatgttgctgttgttgttgctgctgctgctggtgaggTGTCAAatgttgatgatggtggctGTTCTGGGAGGAAGAGTTTCCCACGACCACCGACGCGGTGGCGGATCCGGTTCCTGCTGCCATCGAGAGCACGCTACCATTGTTGCTGGCATTGTTACCGCCGGCCGCGGGCGCATTACTACCACCGGACGACGATGGATTATACCGTGATGGTGAATGGTCATCGACATTACGATCCACGGCCGGTCCGTACGAGTAGGACTGCCCactaccgccaccaccgccatggGAAGAACGTCGTGAAGGTGATGGAGACGACCCACGGCGATGCGATCCACCGCTTGCTGAGGATTCTATCCCAATCGAAGGTGATCCTCGATCTGGTGGTAATTGggactgttgttgttgttgttgctgctgctgttgctgctgttgctgctgctgtgaacGCTTTTTGGATGTACGAgtttttccaccaccaccaccaccaccactagaaacaccaccaccgacgcCGGTGTTACCGGCACCACCGGTAGAGTTGTTTCCACCATTGCCACCACTACGTTCTCTCGAGTGTGATCTGCATGTGAGGAAGGTGAGATGGGGGGGATATTCCAGGGAAGAAGGTTTTGTGTTATAAAAACATATTAATGCCAGCACACATGACCACACCGaggacaaaaaacaaaacggacaAGTAACAACAATTACGTTAACGGGCTTAATGGTTGACGGAATTCTAATGAACAATGTAAGTATCGATTTGTGATGGGAGCGGTTCTTCTGAGCAGGTTAAGCCATTTCAAGGATACTGGACCTCTTAAAAACTAGCATctcaaaaataaaagaatagaAGAGGCTATTTGCATCTCTCAAGCTACTCGTTATTTGTTCCATCTTACAAATGATACACCGATCATGCCAAATAATAAAGAATACAGAACGAGACCGCAACTTCTAGAGATTTAGGAGGTATATCAATCGCTTTGGTGTGTTTTGGCAGTGTTATTGTGCTGAACGAACCACTCGTGCATCCGAAAACACTTCGAAATCACCATATCCACATAACGCTACAAACTTAAGCTAAATCAACGACGATAAGGAAAAGTCTAGTGCTGCAAcagaataaaatgaaaacacataACATCATAttttcgaaacaaaaaaacccacaaaaagCTTCAGTACCATCGTAACAACGACCCGCGGTTACCTAGTTTAAAGTGAACATAGTagaaatgcaaaataataataaaaaaggcacacaacaaaatgcaaatcCTTTCTGCTTCTCGGGGACGCATTTTTGTTGACGCGCGATAAATGTCCCGTTTGAAGCAGAAAGCACCCGATGTTCTTCACCCGGGTAAAAGGCGCCATAACAAATGCTAACTACCAACCAACGGAAGCGTTTGCAACagtgagaaaaaagaaagtgtCCTCACCCGTACCTGGACCGCCGGCCGGTGGACGCTTCCTCCTCCTGCAGGGCCGCTATCCGTGCGTTCGTCGTAGGCGCTTGTTTTTCGTAGCCAAACTTTAAtcctccgccgccgccgccgctgctgctgctattgtcACCCGCGTGCAGTGTCGACGGTGAGGAGGTGCGTTGGATCGTACTCATCGGCACGGGCGACACACTTTGCAGCACCGTAGCGCCGCCACCGCCCGCAGGCGAAAGCAGATCCGGCTGCTGTGACTGGCTGTGGTGCAGGGAGGTTATTACGTTGGCACCACCGGTCGTCACGCCGGCCGGGGACGAGCGCATAGACGGTGACTGCCGTTCGAGATGATGGTGACCGATCGAAGGGCCGACTgtggacgacgaggaggaacCGGCAgtggaggaggacgacgaagacgacTGAATGATGTTCTGAGCCGTCGATTGCTGCTGGATCACGGGACTAGAGCGGTTCGTGCTGGCATTCTACATTAGAGGAGGATCAGAatgaagggagagagagagaaaacgaaaGCACGTAAGTAATGTTCGATAAACCGTTGACAATAATTTTACCCTCCCACCGTTAGATACAATTCCTTTCGAGCAATCCAATCCTTCCTTCGCAAGATCACACAATCCCACACCCACCCCCATCCACCTGCGGTTCGAGTTACTGGCACTTACCATCAACTGATCACCTGCCCGGTGTGAAAtctgttggtacaagttgctaTTGCCACCACTGTTActattgctgttgttgttgttgttattgatgtggctgccgccgccgccgccacctcGATCGCTACCTTGGTGATGTCCTGGTGAGACAATGTTCGGTGTACTGTTGCTATTGCTACTAGCGCTATGATTAacgttgctactgctgctgctgctgctgctgctactgccggtATGGCTGCTACTGTTACTATTGTTACTAGCGGGTAGATTAACTCCAGGTACGGTAGCCGTCGACAGCGGTACCGACACCACCAGGCTCGGTGTGTGCTGCGACGACGCTGGCTGCTGAGGCGAGTGAGGCGTTGgctgcgaaaaaaaaatgaccgAGATTGGACCGGGAAACATGAGTGCCAGGAACCAGGTAAGAGGAAAACTCCCCGTCTCTTCCCACCCTGTACTCTGTCCAGCCGTCCGTGCGTGCTACAAAGGCGGAGGCGGATGCTTTCGGCCCGGGCAAAGCTCAACAGATGCGCGTTGGCCACACGGTACCAAACGGTGAGCGCGCTGAAAGGAACTTTCCCCCCTGAAACGGCATTTCAACGGCATGTTTACGACCAAGCACACCCGAATGGTACCGTGTGCTGAGGAAGGGTACCCCGTCGCACCGGTAAAACACAAGGACAGGTATTGCTCGACAATGATTGCTCGCAAGAAGGATACTGTGCGCTtctcgggtgtgtgtgtgtgtaggtggaCGGATTGGACAGTGATTTGTAACAGTGATTGTGGTCACAACAgtggtggtgtttttgtgtgcgtgttcggGAGAAAGGATCGCCGGTAGAGAATTGCTATCCCACCACTACTTGCTTAcctgatgatggtggtgttgctgctgttgctgatgcttgccggaggaggaggacgctGAAGACGACGAAGCGGATGAGATGATGCTCGATGTGTGCGCCGACTGGATGAGGTTGGGTGTGACATTTTGGAGGTTCGGTTCCGGCGCTGGCAACGCCGTTGCCGGATGGGGCAGCGGGGAGCTGGTTTCGGTTTTCGCCTGTAAGCAAACGCCAGAGCACAACGTTCCGGTTAGACAGCGTCGCAGCACGTACTCGCCGTCGAAGCGCAGTTTAAGCCAAACACGAACATCGTCGCCACTTTCGCGGCTGCTGCGCTCcttatgttttttcttcttttcgcgACGTTCTTTCTTGTGGCTTTTGTGCTTGTGTGGCATCGCGTTCACGGGTAGCGCAACTAAATCACTCGCCACAGGGCGCCAACGGATTAGCTTTACAAGCTGTCACAGGCGTGTCACTTTCGAAAGCACTTGGTGCTGTATTTCGTGTATCACTATTTCACCTAGCATGGCACGGCATAGCATCTCCGTAAATCGGACAGACACTACGTATGCTCTAAATTAACGGTTCATAACGAGCAAACGAACTTTTATCGTGGTGCGCATGCCGCAACGGCAGAAGCTTTACGCGAAATGAGGAGCAGTTGTGCTGCGCGAGAAGGCATCGTGCCGAATAATGAAAGGCAGCGTTGCAGCCGGCTCTACCCAGGGGCCGAGAGATTGAGCATTGAATCATATATACCACCACCATACACGGCACGGTACGGTACGGCCGTCGTGTATGTAAAGGAATCTCGTTTTTATAGACgctaacaaaacacacatctgTACCTACCGGTGTCCCCCTAGGACGTTCACCGAGAGCGGCCCGCTATAAACGTTGAACCCTGTGCGCATACGAGCTCGCTGAGCAAACACCGCACACCAAGACACAGCTTTTCTTCCCCCTTTTGAATAAAACCGTAAAAAAGGGCCGGCGCGCTCGGTCGATCCCTTccctgtgttgtgtgtgctccTTTGCTCCTTTTGTCCTACCTTTCGACCGCTAGTCATGCTCTCGTCGTATTACGTCGCAAGCGTTCCTTCCCTTCTGCGATTATCCTATCAATGCGGAATGATCGTACCGGGGCGGCGTACGTGCGGATAGGCACAGCAGCGACGGTATGCGGATATGCGAAtagcaataacaataaaaaaaggtgtgtatgtgagtcCCTCCGGTATGGAGGACGATTTGCAAAAGGAGGACGATATGCTTTCTACCCTTACCACTACATACGCGCGGTTTTACCacctttcttcttctgctttccGAGTCCCTTCCCTACAGCGTTCACACTCTATACGCaaagctgtgtttgtgtgacattGAATATCCttgggaaaaaaaaacttcaccaAGGACGAGAGAAACATTGCACGCACACAAGCAAACGTCCTCTTTTCCGGGTAGCAacttatgtgttttttttttttaattcctacCCGCTTTGTTGATATTTGTTTAAAGCGACCGTGCGCCACTCACCTTCTTCACACTCTTCTCGTGTGATGCGATCGACGACGGATCAATGTGATCGTTTTTACTCAGCGACAATGGCACCAGCGATACGGCAACGTCCCTTATCAGGTCACTGGATGAAGGAACAACAGGATATCATCAATTAAATGCTGTACATGGGTGTAATGTATCGTACTGTACTTGAAATGCTTACCGATTAGCATCCAGCATCTCGCTACTGCTGACCGACGATGTTGGTGTCGAGCGTGCATCGGCCTTTCGCTTCTTGCCGCcgctactgctactactactactcccgGTGGACGATCCACCTGTGGGGCCGGTGCTGCCACCGTACGAACCGCCCGAGCCACCACTGCCCGCTCCCGAACCTCCCATCGCCAGCTTGCCGCTCTCGATCACGGACGTGGAACCAGCGTTCCCGCTACCCGAGCCGGCATGATTGTACACCGACTCCGAATTGACGACGATCGTTTCGGTGAAGTTGCTCGAGGTGCTCATTTTTGCAATCGCTTCCTTGGACAGTGGTTCCTTCCCGCTGCCACCGGTGTGGTCCTGCGGTGGCTTAATGATGAGCGTCGTCGGAATCGCTGCCGGGGAGAGGGAAGCCGCCCGTCCCGATCCGACGCCGCTATTCGTTGACAGAGGGCCACCACCTTGACTGCtgctaccaccaccgccacttcCTTTGTCGGGCTTATCAGAATGATGTTTGCTGGaggagttgctgctgctgccgctgctgctgctggagctacCTCCGGGTccactgccgccaccgcctgCGGTCGACGAGTAGCCACTTTGCGATGAAGATTGCGAGGACGCATTCGCACCCAGCGCACCCATCGACCCGGAAGAAGAACCGGCCGTCCCACCCATGTCGACATCCTTCGATTGGTTGGAGCTGCCACCGGCAGAACTGCTTGTACTTGTACTATTGTTAAAATTGCTTCCACTTCCTCCGCTCGTGCTGCTACTGCTCGACGATTTCGATGATTTCGAGCTTTTGTCGCGCTGTTTtgcaaaatgaaacgaaatggGTTTAGTTTGTAAAACTAAAGACTTAATCCAAAAAAGGGCCACGGGTCCTTATTCCACCGAGACACTTACGTTTTTACTATATTTATCCTTTTCCTTCGAACTGCTGCCcgaactaccaccaccaccaccagttcCTCCGGACGAGCCGGAACTGGTCTTGCTGGAACCACTGCCGCCCACACTTCCGGCGATGCCCGAGCCACCGATTCCACTGCCACCACTGTTGCTCACACTACCGCTGCCTCCGCTACCGGACATGCTTGAAACGCCCGACGAAGAGGACGAAGACGATGAGGTGGACATGGAGGAGTTGCCGGACATACCACTGGCCCCACTGCCCCCGGAACCACCGCCCCCGCCGGACGCCAGCaccgaggacgaggaggacgacgaaAGCGATGCGCCGGAGCCCGATCCGCTCGAACTTTTCGACGCACTCGAGGACTTGCGCTGcttggaggaggaggacgatgacGAGGAAGAGGTAGACGATGAGCCGCCGACGCTCGGTTCGCCCGACAACCGGCTGCTGGACTTGAGCCCACtgctcgagctgctgctgccaccggcCCCACTGccacccccaccaccaccgccaccacctccaccggtTCCACCTGATCCGGCCGCACTGCTGCTGGAGTGTTGCTGGGGTGGGGGCGGTTCCATTTCCTTCTCCGGCGACGACGGACCATCGCTCGAGTTGGCCTCGTGGCTGATGGGCTTGTAGGGTGGGATCGTTTTCACATTGCCTCCCTTTTTCTGCAACAGAACCAGAGGCAAAAGATTCGTCAGTGCGGGTACGTAAGAAGCAGTAGAAGAATAGTTCGGTGCACACTTACCAGTTTGCTGTAGTGGTGCTGGCAGTAGCCGCAGTACTTTACATTGTCCAGATAGTTGCCAGCTTCTTCACACAGCAGGCCGAGCTGCTGGGCGCAGGTGACGTGAAACTGTTGCTTGCAGCCCGATTTGTTGCACTGCATGCAGGCTCCTACGTTCGCACGGGACCCCTTGCCCATATCCTGACAGATGTAGCATGCTGTGGAATGACAAACGTCGATCAGCTGAGCCAAAATCCCCCGGGGCCAAAAACGTCTCCTTCTACCGGCCTACTTACTCTTGTTGTATCGCTCCTGCGGGATCAGCTGCAGGATGATCGGCTCCATCGTCGTCACGTTCCCGAAACGCACCTCGGGAATGTACAGGGCGCAGACGACATGCGCCCATCCCTGGTTGTCCGTCCGCTTGAGCGCCCCATCGCGGGACGGGCACAGCTCGCAGCGCACCCGAGCCGGACGCTCCTGACTCTCACACTTCCGACAGTACCAAGGACCACTCGGCACGGTCACGATTCCGTAGCACGCCTGGTGCACGGCCACGGCACAGCTTTGACCATCGCAGTACACTAGCGGATTTTCCGACCAGCCGCGATCGTCTGAACAGACACAACATCCACCGACCATCTCCTTCATTCTGGTCCGTGGATTAAAGTAGACCCTTTTCCCATCCACTGAAATCGTATCAGTGCGCGCTGTTGGTGAgcccaccaccgccaccaccagacCAGAGCTAGCACAGCACGCTACGCACGGATACGATTCGAAGATGGTGCTTTTAGTTCCGGTACGGCCACAAAATGCAATCCAGTAAGCACTGCCAATCCTACAGGATACTCagttcactcactcacactaacacgcacgcacgcacacaagaACACGGGTTTATCGCGAGTTTATGTAagtgttttttcttcacacTAAACGATATATTTCACGCACTAAACACTTTTCGTtcaagagtttttttttgtttgtttgtatgcaTGGATCGTCTCTGTGCCAGATTCGCTGGCATGGCTACGGAAAGCGCCTTTCTTGCACCTTTGCATTGCGCCAACCACGCTCTCCGGTGGGATGCACGAACGCGCACGCATTTACGCACGCAATCC encodes the following:
- the LOC1281722 gene encoding mucin-19 isoform X8, encoding MKEMVGGCCVCSDDRGWSENPLVYCDGQSCAVAVHQACYGIVTVPSGPWYCRKCESQERPARVRCELCPSRDGALKRTDNQGWAHVVCALYIPEVRFGNVTTMEPIILQLIPQERYNKTCYICQDMGKGSRANVGACMQCNKSGCKQQFHVTCAQQLGLLCEEAGNYLDNVKYCGYCQHHYSKLKKGGNVKTIPPYKPISHEANSSDGPSSPEKEMEPPPPQQHSSSSAAGSGGTGGGGGGGGGGGSGAGGSSSSSSGLKSSSRLSGEPSVGGSSSTSSSSSSSSSKQRKSSSASKSSSGSGSGASLSSSSSSSVLASGGGGGSGGSGASGMSGNSSMSTSSSSSSSSGVSSMSGSGGSGSVSNSGGSGIGGSGIAGSVGGSGSSKTSSGSSGGTGGGGGSSGSSSKEKDKYSKNRDKSSKSSKSSSSSSTSGGSGSNFNNSTSTSSSAGGSSNQSKDVDMGGTAGSSSGSMGALGANASSQSSSQSGYSSTAGGGGSGPGGSSSSSSGSSSNSSSKHHSDKPDKGSGGGGSSSQGGGPLSTNSGVGSGRAASLSPAAIPTTLIIKPPQDHTGGSGKEPLSKEAIAKMSTSSNFTETIVVNSESVYNHAGSGSGNAGSTSVIESGKLAMGGSGAGSGGSGGSYGGSTGPTGGSSTGSSSSSSSGGKKRKADARSTPTSSVSSSEMLDANRDLIRDVAVSLVPLSLSKNDHIDPSSIASHEKSVKKAKTETSSPLPHPATALPAPEPNLQNVTPNLIQSAHTSSIISSASSSSASSSSGKHQQQQQHHHHQPTPHSPQQPASSQHTPSLVVSVPLSTATVPGVNLPASNNSNSSSHTGSSSSSSSSSSNVNHSASSNSNSTPNIVSPGHHQGSDRGGGGGGSHINNNNNNSNSNSGGNSNLYQQISHRAGDQLMNASTNRSSPVIQQQSTAQNIIQSSSSSSSTAGSSSSSTVGPSIGHHHLERQSPSMRSSPAGVTTGGANVITSLHHSQSQQPDLLSPAGGGGATVLQSVSPVPMSTIQRTSSPSTLHAGDNSSSSGGGGGGLKFGYEKQAPTTNARIAALQEEEASTGRRSRYGNDGGSSSAGVHPVIEMAGSHGGSQSYQQHHHHHTSGGIISGYSQNASSNSSASTKSHQNTNNGSNMESFHQQQQHHHHHQQQQYHGGGSGSHSVLSGSGNSSISISSNSNNLSSNNNTSTITTTTTTNTTNITTTSNSSSNSGNNSNSKNTTIISSNSGNLSGTAGNSNTNNSTGSNHNISNSSSSSSSGGTIVTAAANPNKKHRGASHHPSIVELSPSPSTSRTPEMIVSSGGVVPYSMSSTMTAASSSSYGGSSGGGGGGLKFSYEAQPTNPLSAVSTASMMGSSGSVIAAPQVKDSPPSSPGSDAGGSAAGTAIVSGRGTKRNRKMSSNAAAVNSGAGAVPTTSVAGQTGGPSIVPASIVAGGSADAKDGKLFQNGGSSSAAAGGSVVSATHMLGNQLNPSSSVAQKMSDQLSMEIEAHAYVPGPIDAVPTLMGPQFPGKNRTNNSQSMPVGAGGGGNSLSSMLTGGATATANGNTPQSLEQLLERQWEQGSQFLMEQAQHFDIASLLSCLHQLRSENIRLEEHVNNLVARRDHLLAVNARLAIPLNPTAALGGVGMIGGSGGSGPGAGGAATGGAGVGGAGIGSLPGQFNNIHGNGPIDANVITNASAVSNRSSRGQHGPNQQQQPGQQGPVGHFGSGAGSNAAGGGIGGLPQENGIDFRHTNSSHPATNSASIRRNSPSSQPFPSATTATGGGGGGGTTRGAPSTNSSSANNSTVQAQTTGGTGSGEPVLPSTTGTTGRSSTLRPSSGPANVSSTGSNSSTGSSNSNNSNSISTGNGPTPAIGGGAGLNSSTVGPPAGTYHQATREQQQTIYNTAHQPTHQLRRDDIPLLLEHHQQEHLHHHAHSQPSHHQHQHHHHHQPPVASLPPLPPLPPTQAPLHLHPSVTGTAATLPPSSQGHSQQNHHHHHQQQQQSSSSSSSIMSQSNHPSSPQVLVSRVGVAPVTSSSIRTAPTAAAAAAAHVPPRSVSSNHHHHHQQQQQQQQSHHHPQHHHHHLHQHASHPYMHGNHLQQHRSASPPPTGSGHGPTTHPHHPLQHHHGSLNSIDGPMAGRGAAITTTPPPPPPSQPAVVVVDRMMTGHSQRPPAH
- the LOC1281722 gene encoding mucin-19 isoform X9, which produces MKEMVGGCCVCSDDRGWSENPLVYCDGQSCAVAVHQACYGIVTVPSGPWYCRKCESQERPARVRCELCPSRDGALKRTDNQGWAHVVCALYIPEVRFGNVTTMEPIILQLIPQERYNKTCYICQDMGKGSRANVGACMQCNKSGCKQQFHVTCAQQLGLLCEEAGNYLDNVKYCGYCQHHYSKLKKGGNVKTIPPYKPISHEANSSDGPSSPEKEMEPPPPQQHSSSSAAGSGGTGGGGGGGGGGGSGAGGSSSSSSGLKSSSRLSGEPSVGGSSSTSSSSSSSSSKQRKSSSASKSSSGSGSGASLSSSSSSSVLASGGGGGSGGSGASGMSGNSSMSTSSSSSSSSGVSSMSGSGGSGSVSNSGGSGIGGSGIAGSVGGSGSSKTSSGSSGGTGGGGGSSGSSSKEKDKYSKNRDKSSKSSKSSSSSSTSGGSGSNFNNSTSTSSSAGGSSNQSKDVDMGGTAGSSSGSMGALGANASSQSSSQSGYSSTAGGGGSGPGGSSSSSSGSSSNSSSKHHSDKPDKGSGGGGSSSQGGGPLSTNSGVGSGRAASLSPAAIPTTLIIKPPQDHTGGSGKEPLSKEAIAKMSTSSNFTETIVVNSESVYNHAGSGSGNAGSTSVIESGKLAMGGSGAGSGGSGGSYGGSTGPTGGSSTGSSSSSSSGGKKRKADARSTPTSSVSSSEMLDANRDLIRDVAVSLVPLSLSKNDHIDPSSIASHEKSVKKAKTETSSPLPHPATALPAPEPNLQNVTPNLIQSAHTSSIISSASSSSASSSSGKHQQQQQHHHHQPTPHSPQQPASSQHTPSLVVSVPLSTATVPGVNLPASNNSNSSSHTGSSSSSSSSSSNVNHSASSNSNSTPNIVSPGHHQGSDRGGGGGGSHINNNNNNSNSNSGGNSNLYQQISHRAGDQLMNASTNRSSPVIQQQSTAQNIIQSSSSSSSTAGSSSSSTVGPSIGHHHLERQSPSMRSSPAGVTTGGANVITSLHHSQSQQPDLLSPAGGGGATVLQSVSPVPMSTIQRTSSPSTLHAGDNSSSSGGGGGGLKFGYEKQAPTTNARIAALQEEEASTGRRSRNDGGSSSAGVHPVIEMAGSHGGSQSYQQHHHHHTSGGIISGYSQNASSNSSASTKSHQNTNNGSNMESFHQQQQHHHHHQQQQYHGGGSGSHSVLSGSGNSSISISSNSNNLSSNNNTSTITTTTTTNTTNITTTSNSSSNSGNNSNSKNTTIISSNSGNLSGTAGNSNTNNSTGSNHNISNSSSSSSSGGTIVTAAANPNKKHRGASHHPSIVELSPSPSTSRTPEMIVSSGGVVPYSMSSTMTAASSSSYGGSSGGGGGGLKFSYEAQPTNPLSAVSTASMMGSSGSVIAAPQVKDSPPSSPGSDAGGSAAGTAIVSGRGTKRNRKMSSNAAAVNSGAGAVPTTSVAGQTGGPSIVPASIVAGGSADAKDGKLFQNGGSSSAAAGGSVVSATHMLGNQLNPSSSVAQKMSDQLSMEIEAHAYVPGPIDAVPTLMGPQFPGKNRTNNSQSMPVGAGGGGNSLSSMLTGGATATANGNTPQSLEQLLERQWEQGSQFLMEQAQHFDIASLLSCLHQLRSENIRLEEHVNNLVARRDHLLAVNARLAIPLNPTAALGGVGMIGGSGGSGPGAGGAATGGAGVGGAGIGSLPGQFNNIHGNGPIDANVITNASAVSNRSSRGQHGPNQQQQPGQQGPVGHFGSGAGSNAAGGGIGGLPQENGIDFRHTNSSHPATNSASIRRNSPSSQPFPSATTATGGGGGGGTTRGAPSTNSSSANNSTVQAQTTGGTGSGEPVLPSTTGTTGRSSTLRPSSGPANVSSTGSNSSTGSSNSNNSNSISTGNGPTPAIGGGAGLNSSTVGPPAGTYHQATREQQQTIYNTAHQPTHQLRRDDIPLLLEHHQQEHLHHHAHSQPSHHQHQHHHHHQPPVASLPPLPPLPPTQAPLHLHPSVTGTAATLPPSSQGHSQQNHHHHHQQQQQSSSSSSSIMSQSNHPSSPQVLVSRVGVAPVTSSSIRTAPTAAAAAAAHVPPRSVSSNHHHHHQQQQQQQQSHHHPQHHHHHLHQHASHPYMHGNHLQQHRSASPPPTGSGHGPTTHPHHPLQHHHGSLNSIDGPMAGRGAAITTTPPPPPPSQPAVVVVDRMMTGHSQRPPAH
- the LOC1281722 gene encoding hornerin isoform X2, yielding MKEMVGGCCVCSDDRGWSENPLVYCDGQSCAVAVHQACYGIVTVPSGPWYCRKCESQERPARVRCELCPSRDGALKRTDNQGWAHVVCALYIPEVRFGNVTTMEPIILQLIPQERYNKTCYICQDMGKGSRANVGACMQCNKSGCKQQFHVTCAQQLGLLCEEAGNYLDNVKYCGYCQHHYSKLKKGGNVKTIPPYKPISHEANSSDGPSSPEKEMEPPPPQQHSSSSAAGSGGTGGGGGGGGGGGSGAGGSSSSSSGLKSSSRLSGEPSVGGSSSTSSSSSSSSSKQRKSSSASKSSSGSGSGASLSSSSSSSVLASGGGGGSGGSGASGMSGNSSMSTSSSSSSSSGVSSMSGSGGSGSVSNSGGSGIGGSGIAGSVGGSGSSKTSSGSSGGTGGGGGSSGSSSKEKDKYSKNRDKSSKSSKSSSSSSTSGGSGSNFNNSTSTSSSAGGSSNQSKDVDMGGTAGSSSGSMGALGANASSQSSSQSGYSSTAGGGGSGPGGSSSSSSGSSSNSSSKHHSDKPDKGSGGGGSSSQGGGPLSTNSGVGSGRAASLSPAAIPTTLIIKPPQDHTGGSGKEPLSKEAIAKMSTSSNFTETIVVNSESVYNHAGSGSGNAGSTSVIESGKLAMGGSGAGSGGSGGSYGGSTGPTGGSSTGSSSSSSSGGKKRKADARSTPTSSVSSSEMLDANRDLIRDVAVSLVPLSLSKNDHIDPSSIASHEKSVKKAKTETSSPLPHPATALPAPEPNLQNVTPNLIQSAHTSSIISSASSSSASSSSGKHQQQQQHHHHQPTPHSPQQPASSQHTPSLVVSVPLSTATVPGVNLPASNNSNSSSHTGSSSSSSSSSSNVNHSASSNSNSTPNIVSPGHHQGSDRGGGGGGSHINNNNNNSNSNSGGNSNLYQQISHRAGDQLMNASTNRSSPVIQQQSTAQNIIQSSSSSSSTAGSSSSSTVGPSIGHHHLERQSPSMRSSPAGVTTGGANVITSLHHSQSQQPDLLSPAGGGGATVLQSVSPVPMSTIQRTSSPSTLHAGDNSSSSGGGGGGLKFGYEKQAPTTNARIAALQEEEASTGRRSRSHSRERSGGNGGNNSTGGAGNTGVGGGVSSGGGGGGGKTRTSKKRSQQQQQQQQQQQQQQQQSQLPPDRGSPSIGIESSASGGSHRRGSSPSPSRRSSHGGGGGSGQSYSYGPAVDRNVDDHSPSRYNPSSSGGSNAPAAGGNNASNNGSVLSMAAGTGSATASVVVGNSSSQNSHHHQHLTPHQQQQQQQQQHSHHHHHHQPQQQQQHHHQQHHQHHQHSHHQQHSAAMGDKLSSGGGTSAAPSSLHYSTGSSHSASSQHSSSAIANSNASNVTSTISSVASPAGPGATAAAAAAAASVATSSIASMSASSSTSSTAHSNNSSTSAAARNDGGSSSAGVHPVIEMAGSHGGSQSYQQHHHHHTSGGIISGYSQNASSNSSASTKSHQNTNNGSNMESFHQQQQHHHHHQQQQYHGGGSGSHSVLSGSGNSSISISSNSNNLSSNNNTSTITTTTTTNTTNITTTSNSSSNSGNNSNSKNTTIISSNSGNLSGTAGNSNTNNSTGSNHNISNSSSSSSSGGTIVTAAANPNKKHRGASHHPSIVELSPSPSTSRTPEMIVSSGGVVPYSMSSTMTAASSSSYGGSSGGGGGGLKFSYEAQPTNPLSAVSTASMMGSSGSVIAAPQVKDSPPSSPGSDAGGSAAGTAIVSGRGTKRNRKMSSNAAAVNSGAGAVPTTSVAGQTGGPSIVPASIVAGGSADAKDGKLFQNGGSSSAAAGGSVVSATHMLGNQLNPSSSVAQKMSDQLSMEIEAHAYVPGPIDAVPTLMGPQFPGKNRTNNSQSMPVGAGGGGNSLSSMLTGGATATANGNTPQSLEQLLERQWEQGSQFLMEQAQHFDIASLLSCLHQLRSENIRLEEHVNNLVARRDHLLAVNARLAIPLNPTAALGGVGMIGGSGGSGPGAGGAATGGAGVGGAGIGSLPGQFNNIHGNGPIDANVITNASAVSNRSSRGQHGPNQQQQPGQQGPVGHFGSGAGSNAAGGGIGGLPQENGIDFRHTNSSHPATNSASIRRNSPSSQPFPSATTATGGGGGGGTTRGAPSTNSSSANNSTVQAQTTGGTGSGEPVLPSTTGTTGRSSTLRPSSGPANVSSTGSNSSTGSSNSNNSNSISTGNGPTPAIGGGAGLNSSTVGPPAGTYHQATREQQQTIYNTAHQPTHQLRRDDIPLLLEHHQQEHLHHHAHSQPSHHQHQHHHHHQPPVASLPPLPPLPPTQAPLHLHPSVTGTAATLPPSSQGHSQQNHHHHHQQQQQSSSSSSSIMSQSNHPSSPQVLVSRVGVAPVTSSSIRTAPTAAAAAAAHVPPRSVSSNHHHHHQQQQQQQQSHHHPQHHHHHLHQHASHPYMHGNHLQQHRSASPPPTGSGHGPTTHPHHPLQHHHGSLNSIDGPMAGRGAAITTTPPPPPPSQPAVVVVDRMMTGHSQRPPAH